One region of Mycolicibacterium rhodesiae NBB3 genomic DNA includes:
- a CDS encoding STAS domain-containing protein, whose amino-acid sequence MPVPILKQGTILIASVQAALSDSDTEQLRHDLMERVSRFRAHGIIVDVTAIDVMDSFAARSLRTIAHMTRLRGADTVIVGLQPEVAFAMVQLGLAFDDMHTALDLEEGLALLNRKLDDRKPAIGLDGAD is encoded by the coding sequence ATGCCAGTACCGATCCTCAAGCAGGGCACGATCCTCATCGCCTCGGTGCAGGCCGCGCTGTCGGATTCGGATACCGAGCAGCTGCGGCACGACCTGATGGAGCGCGTGAGCCGGTTCCGTGCGCACGGCATCATCGTCGACGTGACCGCGATCGACGTGATGGATTCCTTTGCGGCACGGTCATTGCGGACGATCGCGCACATGACCCGGCTGCGCGGTGCGGACACCGTGATCGTCGGTCTACAGCCCGAAGTCGCGTTCGCGATGGTTCAGCTGGGTCTGGCCTTCGACGACATGCACACCGCGCTGGACCTGGAAGAGGGTCTCGCCCTGCTGAATCGAAAGCTCGACGATCGGAAACCGGCGATCGGACTCGACGGTGCCGACTGA
- a CDS encoding anti-sigma regulatory factor — translation MPTDFVVDITKPDDIVTARQAGHELARQLGFSLTDVTMIATAISEIARNITSYAGRGEVSVGVQLRDGRRALVVRAEDDGPGIADVERALDDGYSTGRGLGLGLPGARRLMDRLHIESEVGKGTVIEMWKWIPESV, via the coding sequence GTGCCGACTGACTTCGTGGTCGACATCACCAAGCCCGACGACATCGTCACCGCGCGCCAAGCCGGGCACGAACTCGCCCGGCAACTCGGCTTCTCGTTGACCGACGTGACGATGATCGCGACCGCGATCTCCGAAATCGCCCGCAACATAACCAGTTACGCCGGCCGGGGCGAAGTGAGCGTCGGAGTTCAGCTGCGGGACGGTAGGCGGGCGCTGGTGGTGCGGGCCGAAGACGACGGCCCTGGCATCGCCGACGTGGAGCGCGCACTGGACGACGGCTACTCCACCGGACGCGGACTAGGGCTCGGACTGCCCGGTGCGCGCAGGTTGATGGACCGGTTGCACATCGAATCGGAGGTCGGCAAGGGCACCGTCATCGAGATGTGGAAGTGGATTCCCGAAAGTGTTTAG
- a CDS encoding S53 family peptidase, with product MNARQWGVAALVAASVVVLVADLRTPSSPPAADEGDTIDGPYSYLLASSTDLGPSHNDNAQLTVALHEAARPAGVFDWAHSQGLAVRWKPGEAWAVVEGAAERVADAFDVEVHDYRGQRGQVFYASPQQPAIPAALSPEVAEMGRILGYLPHHESRPGIVPLDVPDKGLMPSALLNTYNGSQLAADGYTGKGSTIVFFAFDGFDQSDLDTFSAKYGLPQFTPEVVGGELDEPRGETTMDLEVAHAVAPDARKVVFSARQTVSGDGTFEKIGEMFAEADRRYPGAVWSFSIGWGCDKLITAADLAPARSALASAQTHGTSAFNASGDLAGLECKGGDDWSSPPGDADIGLDSLASLPEMTDVGGTTLSTESDGRWLAEQAWFDVPLSVGSGGGVSNLFERPQWQRGVMPDRDSERRLTPDVAAVADPFTGVRIVFKGTELVGGGTSQSAPIWAGLAAVMNQYLLANGGRLIGDFNPLLYRIAAGAPLPAFRDVTLGGNAVADAGPGYDLVTGLGTPDVGNLVRNILILQEASQ from the coding sequence GTGAACGCGCGGCAGTGGGGCGTGGCGGCGCTGGTCGCCGCCAGTGTTGTCGTGCTGGTAGCGGACCTGCGCACGCCGTCATCGCCTCCTGCCGCGGATGAGGGTGACACCATCGACGGGCCGTATTCGTATCTGTTGGCGAGCTCGACCGACCTGGGACCGTCGCACAACGACAATGCGCAGCTGACCGTCGCACTGCACGAGGCGGCCCGTCCGGCGGGCGTCTTCGACTGGGCGCACAGTCAAGGTCTGGCGGTCAGGTGGAAACCGGGCGAGGCGTGGGCCGTCGTGGAGGGCGCGGCGGAACGGGTGGCGGATGCGTTCGACGTCGAGGTGCACGACTACCGCGGTCAGCGCGGGCAGGTGTTCTACGCGTCGCCCCAACAGCCCGCGATTCCCGCGGCGCTGAGTCCAGAGGTCGCCGAGATGGGCCGGATCCTCGGGTATCTGCCACATCACGAGTCGCGGCCTGGAATCGTGCCGCTCGACGTGCCGGACAAGGGCCTGATGCCCAGCGCGTTGCTGAACACTTACAACGGGTCGCAGCTGGCCGCGGACGGTTACACGGGCAAGGGCAGCACCATCGTGTTCTTCGCCTTCGACGGGTTCGACCAATCCGATCTCGACACGTTCTCCGCGAAATACGGTCTGCCGCAATTCACCCCGGAGGTGGTGGGCGGCGAGCTGGACGAGCCGCGCGGTGAGACCACGATGGACCTCGAGGTCGCGCACGCCGTCGCACCGGACGCCCGCAAGGTCGTGTTCAGCGCCAGGCAGACGGTGTCCGGCGACGGGACGTTCGAGAAGATCGGCGAGATGTTCGCCGAGGCCGACCGGCGCTATCCCGGTGCGGTGTGGAGCTTCTCGATCGGCTGGGGGTGCGACAAGCTGATCACCGCAGCCGATCTCGCGCCCGCACGGTCGGCACTGGCGAGCGCGCAGACGCACGGCACTTCGGCGTTCAACGCCAGCGGCGACCTCGCCGGACTCGAGTGCAAGGGCGGTGATGACTGGTCGTCTCCGCCGGGTGACGCCGACATCGGGCTGGACTCGCTCGCGTCGCTGCCGGAGATGACCGACGTCGGCGGGACGACGTTGTCCACCGAGAGCGACGGCAGATGGCTTGCCGAACAGGCCTGGTTCGACGTGCCGCTGTCGGTGGGCAGCGGCGGCGGGGTGTCGAACCTGTTCGAGCGTCCACAATGGCAGCGCGGCGTGATGCCCGACCGCGACTCCGAGCGCAGGCTGACGCCCGACGTCGCTGCGGTCGCCGACCCGTTCACCGGTGTGCGCATCGTGTTCAAAGGCACCGAACTGGTCGGTGGCGGCACATCGCAGTCGGCGCCGATCTGGGCCGGGCTGGCGGCGGTGATGAACCAGTACCTACTGGCCAACGGCGGCAGGCTGATCGGTGATTTCAACCCGCTGCTCTACCGGATCGCGGCGGGTGCACCGCTACCGGCTTTCCGCGACGTGACTCTCGGCGGCAATGCCGTCGCCGATGCGGGGCCGGGCTACGACCT
- a CDS encoding STAS domain-containing protein, with protein MSDPTNLASVDVATSPPVVPTAISSEGLLPQLVEHLRQNRTALREEWARRITEAELLTAMSPEEIFSEATTVYDSYVEVLETGSVEALQDYARDLSERIIPRGVETNEVVGIVLLLRDVLARSLFEKYQTDFELLNRVLDAYEPAANRIANTVAVGFVQERERIIRQQQEAIRELSTPVLQVREQLLILPIIGVLDSQRARQVTEQLLRAIRANRAKVVVIDITGVPTIDSTVANHLVQTVDASGLMGASVIITGLSSEIALTLVTIGLDLSKMNAVGDLQGGIEEAERLLGYEVSRTGEQPG; from the coding sequence ATGTCCGATCCGACAAACTTGGCCAGCGTCGACGTGGCCACGTCGCCACCGGTGGTGCCCACCGCTATCTCGTCCGAGGGGCTGCTCCCGCAGCTGGTCGAGCATCTGCGGCAGAATCGCACCGCGCTGCGTGAGGAATGGGCGCGCAGGATCACCGAGGCCGAGCTGCTCACCGCGATGTCTCCGGAGGAAATCTTCTCCGAGGCGACCACGGTGTACGACAGCTACGTCGAGGTGCTCGAGACGGGCAGCGTGGAGGCGCTGCAGGACTACGCCCGCGACCTGTCCGAGCGCATCATCCCGCGCGGTGTGGAGACCAATGAGGTGGTCGGCATCGTGCTGCTGCTGCGCGACGTGCTGGCCCGCTCCCTGTTCGAGAAATACCAAACCGACTTCGAACTGCTCAACCGGGTGCTCGACGCCTACGAGCCGGCGGCCAACCGCATCGCCAACACGGTGGCGGTCGGCTTCGTGCAGGAACGCGAGCGCATCATCCGCCAACAGCAGGAAGCGATCCGCGAGCTGTCGACGCCCGTGCTCCAGGTGCGAGAGCAGCTGCTGATTCTCCCCATCATCGGCGTCCTTGACAGCCAACGCGCACGGCAGGTCACCGAACAGCTGCTGCGCGCCATCCGGGCCAACCGCGCGAAGGTCGTGGTCATCGACATCACCGGTGTGCCCACCATCGACTCCACGGTGGCCAACCACCTCGTGCAGACCGTCGACGCGTCCGGCCTGATGGGTGCCAGCGTCATCATCACCGGGCTGTCCTCCGAGATCGCGCTGACCCTGGTGACGATCGGCCTCGACCTGTCGAAGATGAACGCCGTCGGCGACCTGCAGGGCGGCATCGAGGAAGCCGAACGTCTGCTGGGCTACGAAGTCAGCCGCACCGGCGAGCAGCCCGGATAG
- a CDS encoding SpoIIE family protein phosphatase encodes MFRHGRFGPIEWAAVRRPRPGEHVCGDHPIALEVGDGAALFGVIDGLGHGEAAAEAAQRAAEVIEENRAAPLDVMMTRCHLELTETRGVAMTLARVDFRADALRWIGVGNVTADLVAKHPAGVAVRSSALLAAGIVGYRMPQTLSTNQVPITPGDLLIISSDGIDEHHLDSIDFAAHATTIAEQLVGRHGRETDDALVLAARHRGIS; translated from the coding sequence GTGTTTAGACATGGCAGATTCGGGCCGATCGAATGGGCCGCGGTGCGCAGGCCGCGACCGGGGGAACACGTGTGCGGCGACCATCCGATCGCGCTCGAGGTGGGCGACGGTGCAGCGCTGTTCGGGGTGATCGACGGCCTGGGCCACGGAGAGGCCGCGGCCGAGGCTGCGCAGCGGGCGGCAGAGGTCATCGAGGAGAACCGTGCGGCGCCACTGGACGTGATGATGACCCGCTGCCACCTCGAGTTGACCGAAACCCGCGGTGTGGCAATGACTCTGGCGCGGGTCGACTTCCGCGCCGATGCGCTGCGCTGGATCGGTGTCGGCAACGTGACCGCCGATCTGGTCGCCAAACACCCAGCTGGAGTTGCGGTTCGATCCTCGGCACTGCTCGCCGCCGGCATCGTCGGATATCGGATGCCGCAAACCTTGTCGACCAATCAGGTGCCGATCACACCCGGGGACCTGTTGATCATCTCCAGCGACGGTATCGATGAACATCATCTGGACAGCATCGACTTCGCCGCGCACGCAACGACGATCGCCGAACAGCTCGTCGGCCGGCACGGCAGGGAGACCGACGACGCGCTGGTGCTGGCCGCGCGACATCGAGGTATCTCATGA
- a CDS encoding STAS domain-containing protein has protein sequence MPPKDPISTSVSYDDGIAVLAVTGEIDLATIPAFELAIADALTQRPSALIVDLSAVDFLASAGLQALVSTHEKVSGTAGFAVVADGPATSRPIELTGLDQILALHPSLSQAKAAVKAQS, from the coding sequence GTGCCCCCCAAGGATCCGATCAGCACTTCGGTCAGCTACGACGACGGCATCGCCGTCCTCGCGGTCACGGGCGAGATAGATCTGGCCACGATCCCGGCCTTCGAATTGGCCATCGCCGACGCGTTGACGCAGCGGCCCTCGGCTCTGATCGTCGATCTGTCGGCGGTGGACTTCCTCGCGTCGGCGGGGTTGCAGGCGTTGGTGTCCACTCACGAGAAGGTCAGCGGGACGGCGGGCTTCGCGGTGGTTGCGGACGGCCCGGCGACCAGCCGGCCCATCGAATTGACCGGGCTGGACCAGATTCTGGCGCTGCATCCATCCCTGAGCCAAGCCAAGGCTGCGGTCAAAGCGCAGAGCTGA